In one Streptomyces sp. T12 genomic region, the following are encoded:
- a CDS encoding CBS domain-containing protein: MSNFEQSSAGKDARRTMPRRPWTPQEEPRQEALGRYLAAVAAASARKSAKEPEPAPGRESSEATTTATPEPSTRAVVLRVRDVMQVPATSVPGDMPFLEVAHTLAREQVGAVPVVDAGDHVIGVVSESDLLAKAAVMAEPRRHGPVGRLWQHRLYDKSRGDTAATLMTFPPVTVHPAQRVADAAWTAAHARLKRLPVTDYRGRLVGVVSRRDLLRALVRDDAEIRAEVESLVGQHVLDPRAVEVTVESGVVTMTGRLDKAVVPELLASVRDIDDVVDVVDDTEAV; this comes from the coding sequence GTGAGCAACTTCGAGCAGAGTTCCGCGGGGAAGGACGCCCGCCGCACCATGCCGCGCCGCCCCTGGACGCCCCAGGAGGAACCGCGTCAGGAGGCGCTGGGCCGCTACCTCGCGGCGGTCGCCGCCGCGTCGGCGAGGAAGAGCGCCAAGGAGCCCGAGCCCGCTCCCGGCAGGGAGAGCTCCGAGGCGACCACCACTGCCACACCCGAGCCGTCCACCCGGGCTGTCGTGCTCCGGGTGCGGGATGTCATGCAAGTGCCGGCGACCTCCGTCCCCGGTGACATGCCGTTCCTGGAGGTCGCCCACACACTCGCCCGCGAGCAGGTGGGCGCCGTGCCGGTGGTCGACGCCGGCGACCACGTGATCGGTGTCGTCTCCGAGTCGGATCTGCTGGCCAAGGCCGCCGTCATGGCGGAACCGCGCCGGCACGGGCCTGTCGGCAGGCTGTGGCAGCACCGCCTGTACGACAAGAGCCGTGGCGACACGGCGGCCACGTTGATGACCTTCCCGCCGGTCACCGTGCATCCGGCGCAGCGCGTGGCGGACGCCGCGTGGACCGCCGCCCACGCGCGGTTGAAGCGGCTGCCCGTGACCGACTATCGGGGTCGGCTCGTCGGTGTGGTGAGCCGGCGCGACCTGCTGCGGGCCCTGGTCCGTGACGACGCCGAGATCCGGGCCGAGGTCGAGTCGCTGGTCGGTCAGCACGTGCTGGATCCGCGCGCTGTCGAGGTCACGGTGGAGAGCGGCGTGGTGACGATGACGGGGCGACTGGACAAGGCTGTTGTCCCCGAACTGCTCGCATCGGTACGGGACATCGACGACGTGGTCGATGTCGTCGACGACACCGAAGCGGTCTGA
- a CDS encoding alcohol dehydrogenase catalytic domain-containing protein, with the protein MRALVYHGPEQISWDTVPDPAIEEATDAIVRVDATTVCGSDLHILRGDLPEVKPGTILGHEAVGEVVEVGSDVHDLHPGSQVIVSSVSACGHCRACRDNMGGQCRGGGGWILGSLVNGTQAEFVRVPFAEYSTHRRPSALPLGDAVLLAEVLPTAYEIGVRNGHVGPGDIVVVVGAGPVGLATVIIARLYSPRRIIVVDLSAARLEAAARLGADAAELPGKMIADLSEEPGADVVIEASGEPEGFVLCTRAVRTGGHIANIGTHGKPVTLHLESLWRKNVTISTGQVDTSSTPWLLELVRFGRLPVSQLVTHAFGLDRMEDAYEVFSNGTTTGALKVVLHRE; encoded by the coding sequence GTGCGAGCGCTCGTCTACCACGGCCCGGAACAGATCTCCTGGGACACCGTCCCGGATCCCGCGATCGAGGAGGCGACCGACGCGATCGTGCGCGTCGACGCCACCACCGTCTGCGGCAGTGATCTGCACATCCTGCGGGGAGACCTCCCCGAGGTGAAACCGGGGACGATCCTCGGCCACGAGGCCGTGGGCGAGGTCGTGGAGGTCGGGAGCGACGTCCACGACCTGCACCCCGGGAGCCAGGTGATCGTGTCGTCCGTCTCGGCCTGCGGCCACTGCCGTGCATGCCGCGACAACATGGGCGGACAGTGCCGTGGGGGCGGTGGATGGATCCTGGGCAGCCTCGTCAACGGGACGCAGGCCGAGTTCGTGCGGGTGCCGTTCGCCGAATACTCCACCCACCGGCGACCTTCCGCCCTCCCACTGGGCGACGCGGTCCTGCTCGCCGAAGTCCTCCCCACCGCCTACGAGATCGGGGTGCGGAACGGACATGTGGGTCCGGGGGACATCGTCGTCGTGGTGGGAGCGGGTCCCGTCGGTCTCGCCACGGTCATCATCGCGCGTCTCTACTCGCCGCGCCGCATCATCGTCGTGGACCTGTCCGCCGCCCGGCTGGAAGCCGCCGCCCGCCTGGGCGCCGATGCCGCAGAGCTGCCGGGGAAGATGATCGCCGATCTCTCCGAGGAGCCGGGAGCCGACGTGGTCATCGAGGCATCGGGTGAGCCGGAGGGCTTCGTCCTGTGCACCCGCGCCGTCCGCACAGGAGGGCACATCGCCAACATCGGCACGCATGGCAAACCGGTCACGCTGCACCTCGAATCCCTGTGGCGCAAGAACGTGACGATCAGCACCGGCCAGGTGGACACGTCCTCCACCCCCTGGCTGCTGGAGCTGGTGAGGTTCGGACGCCTGCCCGTCTCCCAGCTGGTCACCCACGCCTTCGGCCTTGATCGGATGGAGGACGCCTACGAGGTGTTCTCGAACGGCACCACCACGGGCGCCCTCAAGGTCGTTCTGCACCGCGAGTGA
- a CDS encoding universal stress protein yields MQQAVTVGLDGSPESLAAARWAADEAEKRKLTLRLLHAWPLLAPEPARVPSEVDQNYWAKRLVHTARAELQAHHPGLSIVGNLVADDAQNALLQAASESEMIVLGSRGLEPVESYFLGDVSMPVVARAERPVVLVRAETREEAPPPAPASRVVVALKLHGSSDDLLDFAFHTAAARGVPLLAVHGRSVPLHARVPWGVDHDVTEEMTRDAQKQLSSALRPWRGKYPQVEVADSIRLANPSKAVVRAAEGAALLVVGRRAHRHGLPPHLGPVAQAAIHHGRCPVAVVPHD; encoded by the coding sequence ATGCAACAAGCCGTCACCGTGGGCCTCGACGGCTCACCCGAGAGCCTTGCCGCTGCCCGCTGGGCCGCCGACGAGGCCGAGAAGCGCAAGCTCACCCTGCGCCTGCTGCACGCGTGGCCACTGCTGGCACCGGAACCGGCCCGCGTCCCCTCGGAAGTCGATCAGAACTACTGGGCGAAGCGTCTCGTCCACACAGCGCGGGCGGAGCTGCAGGCACACCACCCGGGCCTGTCCATCGTCGGGAACCTGGTCGCCGACGACGCCCAGAACGCCCTGCTCCAAGCGGCGTCGGAGTCCGAGATGATCGTGCTCGGCTCCCGAGGGCTGGAGCCAGTCGAGAGCTACTTCCTGGGCGACGTCAGCATGCCCGTCGTGGCACGGGCCGAGCGGCCGGTCGTACTGGTCCGCGCCGAGACCCGGGAGGAAGCGCCGCCCCCGGCACCCGCGAGCCGCGTGGTCGTGGCCCTGAAACTGCACGGATCCTCCGACGACCTGCTCGACTTCGCCTTCCACACCGCCGCGGCCAGAGGCGTTCCCCTCCTGGCTGTCCACGGCCGAAGCGTGCCGCTCCATGCACGCGTGCCCTGGGGTGTGGACCACGACGTCACCGAAGAGATGACGCGGGACGCACAGAAGCAACTGAGCAGTGCGCTGCGCCCCTGGCGCGGGAAGTACCCGCAGGTGGAGGTGGCCGACAGCATCCGCCTCGCAAACCCCTCCAAAGCCGTGGTACGGGCTGCCGAAGGCGCCGCGCTGCTGGTCGTCGGCCGACGCGCACACCGGCACGGCCTGCCACCCCACCTGGGTCCCGTGGCCCAGGCCGCCATCCACCACGGGCGCTGCCCCGTCGCTGTCGTTCCGCATGACTGA
- a CDS encoding V-type ATPase subunit: MGAGWVAGVTRARALRTRCLGAEGIREAAASPTLEDALRYLAATPYRHDVTPGATPAEAQRAVAATLLWHLRVLAGWQPANGAEAVRALAAGFELSNAEHHLRALAADPRQPGSERLHPQPYRLGTLATAWTRLARTRTPTELRTALAASVWGDPGGDSPAAVATGMRVSAALRLATTVPDAARWAAARLALLFGRETYVVGRRIPDVSARRAARLLGPRAVGAGAYADFQQALPATARWLLDDIDEAADLWRAEARWWDVVERDGREFLRRSSFGPQPVVGAVALLSVDAWRTRGALELAARGGGSGDGPAEVLDAPG, encoded by the coding sequence ATGGGCGCCGGATGGGTGGCCGGCGTGACCCGGGCACGCGCCCTGCGGACCCGGTGCCTGGGAGCCGAGGGCATCAGGGAGGCGGCCGCGTCCCCCACCCTCGAAGACGCCCTGCGTTACTTGGCGGCCACCCCCTACCGGCACGACGTCACCCCGGGCGCCACGCCGGCCGAGGCCCAACGGGCGGTCGCGGCGACACTGCTGTGGCATCTTCGGGTCCTCGCCGGCTGGCAACCGGCCAACGGGGCCGAGGCCGTCCGGGCGCTCGCCGCCGGATTCGAGCTCTCCAACGCCGAACACCATCTAAGGGCTCTCGCAGCCGACCCGCGACAGCCGGGCTCAGAACGCCTCCACCCCCAGCCCTACCGCCTGGGCACACTGGCGACCGCCTGGACACGCCTGGCCCGCACCCGTACGCCGACGGAGCTGCGCACCGCGCTGGCAGCCTCCGTCTGGGGCGACCCCGGGGGCGACTCCCCGGCCGCGGTCGCAACCGGTATGCGGGTCTCCGCCGCCCTGCGACTCGCCACCACCGTTCCCGACGCGGCGCGCTGGGCGGCGGCCCGGCTCGCCCTGCTGTTCGGCCGTGAGACGTACGTCGTCGGGCGCCGGATCCCGGACGTCTCCGCCCGCCGAGCGGCCCGTCTGCTCGGCCCGCGAGCGGTGGGTGCGGGGGCGTACGCCGACTTTCAGCAGGCGCTGCCGGCCACCGCGAGGTGGCTGCTGGACGACATCGACGAGGCGGCGGACCTGTGGCGGGCTGAGGCGCGCTGGTGGGACGTGGTGGAGCGGGACGGCCGGGAATTCCTGCGCCGGTCCAGTTTCGGGCCGCAGCCGGTAGTGGGGGCCGTGGCACTGCTGTCCGTCGACGCGTGGCGGACCCGCGGCGCGCTGGAGCTGGCCGCCCGGGGCGGCGGCTCCGGTGACGGGCCTGCGGAGGTGCTCGATGCTCCGGGCTGA
- the acsA gene encoding acetate--CoA ligase, with protein sequence MHGETIHKDTTPVVPPRLTDYDQARSTFTWAQARTALAGLPDGGLNIAHEAVDRHAASDLADKVALRCVARDDSVSTVTYAELARRTARFANVLRSLGVGHGGRVFTLLGRCPELYVTVLGTLKNAGVLCPLFSAFGPDPVEQRLRLGDAQVLVTTAALYRRKVAERRASVPGLKHVLIVGPGAEELPDTASFDDLMSAAPDTFTIPPTSPDDMALLHFTSGTTGTPKGAVHVHDAVVAHYATAAYALDLHAEDVYWCTADPGWVTGMSYGIIAPLVHGVTLVVDEGDYDARRWYRILGEQRVTVWYTAPTALRMLMRATPRQGPYDLPRSYDLSSLRFIASVGEPLNPEAVVWGRDVLGLPVHDNWWQTETGCIMIANFAACEIRPGSMGRPLPGIDAAVLKQGEDGRALVTDGRVTEVQNPDVEGELALRPGWPSMFRGYLHDKERYDAEFADGWYLTGDLVRRDADGWYWFVGRADDVIKSAGHLIGPFEVESALMEHPSVAEAGVIGRPDPVAGNVVKAFVSLRPGVEPTPGLERELLAFGRHKLGPAVAPREIAFDQHLPKTRSGKVMRRLLRARELGLPTGDLSTLEGST encoded by the coding sequence ATGCACGGGGAAACGATCCACAAGGACACCACACCGGTCGTCCCACCCCGACTCACCGACTACGACCAGGCCCGCTCGACTTTCACCTGGGCGCAGGCGCGCACCGCACTGGCCGGGCTGCCCGACGGCGGGCTCAACATCGCCCACGAGGCGGTCGACCGGCACGCGGCCTCTGACCTCGCGGACAAGGTCGCGCTGCGATGTGTTGCCCGGGACGACTCCGTCTCGACCGTCACCTACGCCGAACTGGCCCGCCGTACCGCCCGCTTCGCGAACGTCCTGCGCTCACTCGGCGTCGGCCACGGCGGCCGGGTGTTCACCCTGCTCGGCCGCTGTCCCGAGCTCTACGTCACGGTGCTGGGCACGCTGAAGAACGCCGGCGTGCTCTGCCCGCTCTTCTCCGCCTTCGGCCCCGACCCGGTGGAGCAGCGGCTGCGGCTCGGTGACGCGCAGGTCCTGGTCACCACTGCGGCCCTCTACCGGCGCAAGGTCGCCGAGCGCCGGGCATCGGTTCCCGGACTGAAGCACGTCCTGATCGTCGGCCCCGGCGCCGAGGAACTGCCCGACACCGCCTCCTTCGACGACCTGATGTCCGCAGCCCCGGACACCTTCACCATCCCGCCGACCTCGCCCGACGACATGGCCCTGCTGCACTTCACGAGCGGCACCACGGGCACCCCCAAGGGCGCGGTCCACGTCCACGACGCTGTCGTCGCCCACTACGCCACAGCCGCGTACGCCCTCGATCTGCACGCCGAGGACGTGTACTGGTGCACCGCCGACCCCGGCTGGGTCACCGGCATGTCGTACGGCATCATCGCCCCGCTCGTCCACGGCGTGACGCTCGTCGTCGACGAGGGCGACTACGACGCCCGCCGCTGGTACCGGATCCTCGGCGAACAGAGGGTCACCGTCTGGTACACGGCCCCCACGGCCTTGCGCATGCTCATGAGAGCCACCCCGCGCCAGGGCCCGTACGACCTGCCGCGCTCCTACGACCTGTCGTCCCTGCGCTTCATCGCGTCTGTCGGCGAGCCCCTCAACCCGGAGGCAGTCGTGTGGGGCCGGGACGTGCTGGGCCTGCCGGTGCACGACAACTGGTGGCAGACGGAGACCGGTTGCATCATGATCGCGAACTTCGCGGCCTGCGAGATCCGGCCCGGCTCGATGGGACGTCCGCTGCCCGGCATCGACGCGGCCGTGCTGAAGCAGGGCGAGGACGGCCGGGCACTGGTCACCGACGGCAGGGTCACGGAGGTGCAGAACCCCGATGTCGAGGGCGAGTTGGCGCTACGGCCGGGCTGGCCGTCGATGTTCCGCGGCTATCTGCACGACAAGGAGCGCTACGACGCCGAGTTCGCGGACGGCTGGTACCTGACCGGAGACCTGGTCAGACGGGACGCGGACGGCTGGTACTGGTTCGTGGGGCGCGCCGACGACGTCATCAAGTCGGCGGGGCATCTGATCGGCCCGTTCGAGGTGGAGAGCGCGCTGATGGAGCACCCGTCGGTGGCCGAGGCCGGGGTGATCGGACGGCCGGACCCGGTCGCCGGGAACGTGGTCAAGGCGTTCGTGTCGCTGCGGCCCGGTGTCGAGCCGACCCCGGGTCTGGAGCGGGAGTTGCTGGCCTTCGGCCGTCACAAGTTGGGACCCGCTGTCGCTCCCAGGGAGATCGCCTTCGATCAGCACCTGCCCAAGACGCGCAGCGGGAAGGTCATGCGCCGTCTGTTGCGTGCGCGCGAACTCGGCCTGCCGACGGGCGACTTGTCGACCTTGGAGGGATCCACATGA
- the pdhA gene encoding pyruvate dehydrogenase (acetyl-transferring) E1 component subunit alpha, with amino-acid sequence MSAARSTRMRNDPAHPKSGTKTTTTKRSASTESRARQPSTGHRTDLLESMLRIRHFEERCVELYSAAKIRGFVHLYIGEEAVAVGVNEALTPEDAVVSTYREHGHALARGITADAVMAEMYGRTTGCSGGRGGSMHLFDASRRFYGGNAIVAGGLPLAAGLALADRMRGRTDVTCCFFGDGAFAEGEFHETANLAALWKLPLLLVCENNLYAMGTALERHQAQTDLAMRAASYGMVAWAVDGMDVEAVEQAAQRAVEGIRAGTGPHFLEMRTYRFRAHSMYDPDRYRDKAEIEQWKSRDPISLLTDRMRENGELGDREVARIEQRITAEIDQAVEAAEKAPEEPVEDLLHHVTSSSAEAVS; translated from the coding sequence ATGAGCGCGGCCCGCTCCACCCGCATGCGGAACGACCCGGCGCACCCGAAGTCCGGCACGAAGACCACGACGACCAAACGGAGCGCGAGCACCGAATCGCGGGCCCGGCAGCCGTCCACCGGACACCGGACGGACCTGCTGGAGTCGATGCTGCGCATCCGGCACTTCGAGGAGCGGTGCGTCGAGCTGTACAGCGCCGCGAAGATCCGCGGCTTCGTTCACCTCTACATCGGCGAGGAGGCCGTCGCCGTCGGCGTCAACGAGGCACTGACACCCGAGGACGCGGTCGTCTCCACCTACCGCGAGCACGGCCACGCACTGGCCCGTGGGATCACGGCCGATGCCGTCATGGCCGAGATGTACGGCAGGACGACCGGGTGCAGCGGCGGCCGGGGCGGTTCGATGCACCTGTTCGACGCGAGTCGCCGCTTCTACGGCGGGAACGCCATCGTCGCCGGCGGGCTCCCCTTGGCAGCCGGCCTCGCGCTCGCCGACCGCATGCGCGGACGGACCGACGTCACCTGCTGCTTCTTCGGCGACGGCGCCTTCGCCGAGGGCGAGTTCCACGAGACCGCGAACCTGGCAGCGCTGTGGAAGCTGCCCTTGCTGCTCGTCTGCGAGAACAACCTCTACGCCATGGGCACGGCCCTGGAACGGCATCAGGCACAGACCGATCTGGCCATGCGTGCCGCCTCCTACGGCATGGTCGCCTGGGCCGTGGACGGCATGGACGTCGAGGCTGTCGAGCAGGCCGCACAGCGGGCCGTCGAGGGCATCCGGGCAGGCACCGGGCCGCACTTCCTGGAGATGCGCACCTACCGCTTCCGCGCCCACTCGATGTACGACCCGGACCGCTACCGAGACAAGGCGGAGATCGAGCAGTGGAAGTCCCGCGACCCGATCAGCCTGCTCACGGACCGCATGCGCGAGAACGGTGAGCTGGGTGACCGGGAGGTGGCCCGGATCGAGCAGCGGATCACCGCCGAGATCGACCAAGCCGTCGAAGCGGCCGAAAAGGCTCCCGAGGAGCCGGTCGAGGACCTGCTCCACCACGTCACCAGTTCCTCGGCGGAGGCGGTGAGTTGA
- a CDS encoding dihydrolipoamide acetyltransferase family protein — MAEFTMPSLGADMDEGTLLEWLVGPGDLVHKGDPVAVVETAKSTIEVECFDTGTMTELLVEPGTTVPVGTPLALIGPTEERHPVRQVPKKARPTEPSAPTSPPPEPAPVPVSVPSAGSRRGHIEAGPLVRHLAEHSGVDLETLHGSGPGGRVTRTDVEAAAAARAAPRPPRVRATPFARRLAAELGVDLATVTGTGRESTVRAADVRQAAPGPAAPASPVPTGATPLRPSAQRPSAARPSKDRAAAMRQAIAGLMSRANRDIPHYYLSTTVDMAAAMDWLHEHNRRSPVGERLLPAALLLKAAALAAREVPELNGFWTDDHFTAGEGIHLGVAVSLRGGGLVAPALHHADTMTPLQLMTALKDLVARARAGRLRGSEVSDATITVTNLGDQGVETVFGVIHPPQVALVGFGRVVDRPCAVDGLLGVRPVVTATLSADHRATDGAVGARYLTAVTRLLQNPEQL; from the coding sequence ATGGCCGAGTTCACCATGCCCTCCCTCGGCGCCGACATGGACGAGGGCACGCTCCTGGAATGGCTGGTGGGACCGGGCGACCTCGTGCACAAGGGCGATCCGGTCGCGGTCGTCGAAACCGCGAAGTCGACGATCGAGGTGGAGTGCTTCGACACCGGGACCATGACCGAACTGCTCGTCGAGCCCGGCACAACGGTCCCGGTGGGCACGCCGCTCGCGCTGATCGGGCCGACCGAGGAGCGACACCCGGTCCGTCAGGTACCGAAGAAGGCGAGGCCCACTGAGCCCTCCGCGCCCACCTCCCCGCCACCCGAACCCGCCCCCGTCCCGGTGTCGGTACCGTCCGCCGGGAGCCGGCGCGGCCACATCGAGGCCGGCCCCTTGGTCCGGCATCTCGCGGAGCACAGCGGCGTCGACCTGGAGACGCTGCACGGCTCCGGCCCCGGAGGGCGCGTCACCCGGACCGACGTCGAGGCAGCGGCGGCCGCCCGTGCCGCTCCTCGGCCACCGCGCGTGCGCGCCACCCCCTTCGCCCGGCGGCTCGCCGCCGAACTGGGCGTCGACCTGGCCACGGTCACGGGGACGGGCAGGGAGTCGACCGTCCGTGCCGCAGACGTACGCCAGGCAGCGCCCGGCCCGGCGGCCCCGGCCTCGCCCGTACCAACGGGCGCCACCCCGCTACGTCCTTCCGCTCAACGGCCTTCTGCTGCCCGTCCGTCCAAGGACCGGGCGGCAGCCATGCGCCAGGCCATCGCCGGCCTGATGAGCCGCGCCAACCGGGACATTCCCCACTACTACCTCTCCACCACCGTGGACATGGCCGCCGCGATGGACTGGCTGCATGAGCACAACCGGCGCAGCCCGGTCGGTGAACGGCTGCTCCCCGCGGCCCTGCTGCTCAAGGCGGCGGCCCTGGCGGCCCGGGAGGTCCCCGAACTCAACGGCTTCTGGACCGACGACCACTTCACGGCGGGCGAGGGCATACACCTCGGCGTTGCCGTGTCCCTGCGCGGCGGAGGCCTCGTCGCACCCGCGCTGCACCACGCCGACACCATGACACCCCTGCAGCTGATGACCGCCCTGAAGGACCTGGTCGCCCGGGCCCGCGCGGGCAGGCTGCGCGGTTCCGAGGTGTCCGACGCGACGATCACCGTCACCAACCTCGGCGACCAGGGCGTGGAAACCGTCTTCGGTGTGATCCACCCGCCCCAGGTGGCACTGGTCGGCTTCGGGCGCGTGGTCGACCGGCCGTGCGCCGTCGACGGCCTGCTGGGCGTGCGGCCCGTGGTCACGGCGACCCTCTCTGCCGACCACCGGGCGACCGACGGTGCCGTCGGTGCCCGCTACCTCACGGCGGTCACCCGCCTCCTGCAGAACCCGGAGCAGCTGTGA
- a CDS encoding acyl carrier protein — translation MNRTEALDMVRESISSVIPGADVAALEPDDAFRDVLEMDSLDFLSFVEVLSERSGVRIEDEDTPRLTTLSGSADFLVARTQ, via the coding sequence ATGAACCGAACCGAGGCGCTGGACATGGTCAGGGAATCGATCTCCTCCGTCATCCCCGGCGCCGACGTCGCCGCGCTGGAGCCCGACGACGCGTTCCGCGACGTACTGGAGATGGACTCGCTGGACTTCCTGAGTTTCGTGGAGGTCCTCAGCGAACGGTCCGGCGTCCGCATCGAGGACGAGGACACGCCCCGGCTCACCACACTGTCCGGCAGCGCCGACTTCCTCGTCGCCCGCACGCAGTGA
- a CDS encoding alpha-ketoacid dehydrogenase subunit beta produces MGVDGTHEAKTTYREAMREALREALRSDDRVFLMGEDVGRYGGCFGVSLGLLEEFGPERVRDTPLSESAFVGAGIGAALAGMRPIVEIMTVNFSLLALDQILNNAATLLHMSGGQLPVPLVIRMTTGAGRQLAAQHSHSLEGWYAHIPGIRVLAPATLEDARHMLAPALADPDPVLIFEHGSLYNVSGELLPPDAPVDLDHAAIRRPGTDISLITYGGSLPKALAAADELAAEGISAEVIDLRTLRPLDDEAITASVTRTHRAMVIDEAWRTGSLAAEVSARIAEGSFYELDAPVERVCSAEVPMPYARRLEEAALPQTADIVAAAHRAVD; encoded by the coding sequence ATGGGCGTCGACGGGACGCACGAGGCGAAGACAACCTACCGGGAGGCGATGCGAGAGGCACTCCGGGAAGCCCTGCGCTCGGACGACCGCGTCTTCCTCATGGGCGAGGACGTGGGCCGCTACGGCGGATGCTTCGGCGTCAGCCTCGGCCTGCTGGAGGAGTTCGGCCCCGAACGCGTCCGCGACACCCCGCTGTCGGAGTCCGCGTTCGTGGGCGCCGGCATCGGTGCAGCCCTGGCCGGGATGCGGCCCATCGTCGAGATCATGACCGTCAACTTCAGCCTGCTCGCCCTCGACCAGATCCTCAACAACGCCGCCACCCTGCTGCACATGTCGGGCGGCCAACTGCCCGTACCGCTGGTCATCCGCATGACCACGGGCGCCGGACGGCAGCTCGCCGCCCAGCACTCGCACAGCCTGGAAGGCTGGTACGCACACATCCCCGGCATCCGCGTCCTCGCCCCCGCCACTCTCGAGGACGCGCGGCACATGCTCGCCCCGGCGCTCGCCGACCCCGACCCCGTACTGATCTTCGAGCACGGAAGCCTCTACAACGTCTCCGGCGAACTCCTTCCGCCCGACGCCCCCGTGGACCTCGACCACGCCGCGATCCGCAGGCCCGGCACCGACATCTCCCTGATCACGTACGGCGGTTCGCTGCCCAAGGCCCTCGCGGCGGCGGACGAGCTGGCTGCCGAGGGCATCAGCGCCGAGGTGATCGACCTGCGCACGCTGCGCCCCCTCGACGACGAGGCCATCACCGCCTCGGTGACCCGTACCCATCGTGCGATGGTCATCGATGAGGCATGGCGCACGGGAAGCCTCGCTGCCGAAGTGTCGGCCCGCATCGCCGAAGGGTCGTTCTACGAACTGGACGCGCCCGTCGAGCGGGTGTGCAGCGCGGAGGTGCCCATGCCGTACGCCCGGCGGCTGGAAGAGGCCGCCCTGCCGCAGACCGCCGACATCGTCGCGGCCGCCCACCGGGCGGTGGACTGA
- a CDS encoding universal stress protein encodes MTIPLVVGVDGSEASLEAVDWAADEAVRHEVPLHLLHAARNHEASDVLGAASERARAGAPTVRLSSEVLHDDAASALVDKGRNAFALVLGSRGLGDLAGMLLGSVSLAVAARADCPVVVVRGAAEHRGAEFGSVVVGVEDGEGSGTAVQFAFREARARGCRLVAVHAWSTPLGAFTTPQAPPWYALETHRRPPAQVLDDALRGAAELCGDAPVSRRVIEGPARQALLEAASEADLLVVGARRRQGHLGLQLGLINHAVLHHAPCPVVVVPQV; translated from the coding sequence GTGACGATTCCCCTGGTGGTCGGCGTCGACGGGTCCGAGGCGAGCCTCGAGGCGGTGGACTGGGCCGCCGACGAGGCGGTCCGGCACGAGGTACCGCTCCACCTCCTGCACGCGGCGAGGAACCACGAGGCGTCCGACGTGCTCGGCGCTGCCTCGGAGCGTGCCAGGGCAGGCGCTCCCACGGTCCGGCTGTCGAGCGAAGTGCTGCATGACGACGCGGCCTCCGCCCTGGTCGACAAGGGGCGCAACGCCTTCGCACTGGTGCTCGGATCCCGGGGGCTCGGGGATCTCGCCGGGATGCTCCTGGGCTCGGTCAGTCTGGCCGTAGCCGCACGAGCGGACTGCCCGGTCGTCGTGGTGCGCGGCGCGGCGGAGCACCGTGGTGCCGAGTTCGGAAGTGTCGTGGTCGGTGTCGAGGACGGGGAGGGCAGCGGCACGGCCGTCCAGTTCGCGTTCCGTGAGGCACGTGCGCGGGGCTGTCGGCTGGTGGCGGTGCATGCCTGGAGCACACCGCTCGGTGCGTTCACCACACCTCAAGCCCCGCCCTGGTACGCCCTGGAGACCCACCGACGCCCGCCGGCCCAGGTGCTCGACGACGCCCTGCGCGGCGCGGCGGAGCTGTGCGGGGACGCCCCGGTGAGCCGAAGGGTGATCGAGGGACCGGCACGCCAGGCACTGCTGGAGGCAGCGTCTGAGGCGGACCTGCTGGTGGTCGGCGCTCGAAGGCGACAGGGGCACTTGGGTTTGCAGCTGGGTCTGATCAATCATGCGGTACTGCATCACGCGCCGTGCCCGGTCGTGGTCGTTCCTCAGGTATGA